The genomic interval CCCGAAGGACCATTTGTTTCTGGTGAACGGGGTGAGGGGCAGGCCCAGGCGCAAGCGGGGGCTTCAGACAAGGCGGTCAGCGCAGAGGAGGCGCTGGCCGTCGCAGAGGGGTTGTTCTGGTCATATGTCAAGGATCTGGAACGCCACAAATCCGCGCTGACCGAGGAAAGCCACGGATCCGTCGATCCGGCGGAATTGAAACAGGCAATACGCACCGCAAAGGACATCCGCGAGGCGGTGCATCTGCTGATGGCGGAAAGGAACAGGGTTGAAAAACTTCGCAAGGACATCGCAGGCGGGGTCGGCGCAGGCTGCCTCGACCTTGACGCGGCACGAGATGAAATCGGGCGCCGCCTGGCTTGCCTCCGCCGCGCCGGAGGAGGTTGACGAATTTCTGGGCGGGCTGACGGAAAACGCGCTGATGGCGCTGCCCTGGCTGTTCGAGTTCTGGGCCCTGCCGCATCAGTTGCCGCCGGGCGGCGACTGGAAAAGCTGGGTGATCATGGGGGGGCGCGGTGCGGGAAAAACCCGCGCCGGGTCCGAATGGGTGCGGCGGATGGTTGAGGGGTCGACCCCCGCCGCACCGGGGAAATGCCATCGTGTCGCGCTGGTCGGAGAGACCTTCGATCAGGCGCGCGAGGTGATGGTGTTCGGGGAATCGGGCATTCTGGCCTGCTCTCCGCCCGATCGCCGCCCGGTCTGGGAGGCGGGGCGGCGGCGGCTGGTCTGGGCCAATGGGGCGACGGCGACGGTCTATTCCGCGCATGAGCCCGAGGCCCTGCGCGGCCCGCAATTCGACGCAGCCTGGGTCGATGAGCTGGCCAAGTGGAAAAAGGCCGAGGATGTCTGGGACATGCTGCAATTCGCGCTGCGGCTGGGGGATCATCCGCAGCAGGTGGTGACCACCACGCCGCGCAATGTCGGGGTGCTGAAACGGATCATGCAGAACGCCTCGACCGTGATGACCCATGCGCCGACGGATGCGAACCGCGCCTATCTGGCCGAAAGTTTCCTGGCCGAGGTTCAGGCGCGCTATGGCGGCACCAGGCTCGGTCGGCAAGAGCTGGACGGGGTGCTGCTGGACGATATCGAAGGGGCGCTGTGGACGACCGCGATGCTGGAGGGCGCGCGGGTGGACAAGCTGCCTGCGCTGAACCGGGTGGTGGTGGCGGTCGATCCGGCCGTGACCAGCGGCAAGGCCAGTGATGAATGCGGCATCGTCGTGGCCGGTGTCGTGAGTGAGGGTGAGCCGGGCAACTGGCGCGCCTTTGTGCTGGAGGATGCGACGGTCAGGGGCGGCCCGACGGATTGGGCCCGCGCGGCGATTGCGGCGATGGACCGGCATGGGGCGGAACGGCTGGTGGCCGAGGTCAATCAGGGCGGCGATCTGGTGGAAAGCGTGATCCGGCAGATCGATCCTCTGGTGCCGTTCCGGGCCCTGCGGGCGGGGCGCGGCAAGGGGTTGCGGGCCGAGCCGGTGGCGGCGCTTTATGAACAGGGTCGCGTCAAGCATGCACGGCACGGGTCACTGGGCGCGCTGGAGGATCAGATGTGCCAGATGACGGTGCGCGGCTATGAGGGGCGCGGATCGCCCGACCGCGTGGATGCGCTGGTCTGGGCGATCCATGAGCTGATGATCGAGCCG from Paracoccus fistulariae carries:
- a CDS encoding permease, coding for MNDMEWGGTGTPEGPFVSGERGEGQAQAQAGASDKAVSAEEALAVAEGLFWSYVKDLERHKSALTEESHGSVDPAELKQAIRTAKDIREAVHLLMAERNRVEKLRKDIAGGVGAGCLDLDAARDEIGRRLACLRRAGGG
- a CDS encoding DNA-packaging protein — protein: MKSGAAWLASAAPEEVDEFLGGLTENALMALPWLFEFWALPHQLPPGGDWKSWVIMGGRGAGKTRAGSEWVRRMVEGSTPAAPGKCHRVALVGETFDQAREVMVFGESGILACSPPDRRPVWEAGRRRLVWANGATATVYSAHEPEALRGPQFDAAWVDELAKWKKAEDVWDMLQFALRLGDHPQQVVTTTPRNVGVLKRIMQNASTVMTHAPTDANRAYLAESFLAEVQARYGGTRLGRQELDGVLLDDIEGALWTTAMLEGARVDKLPALNRVVVAVDPAVTSGKASDECGIVVAGVVSEGEPGNWRAFVLEDATVRGGPTDWARAAIAAMDRHGAERLVAEVNQGGDLVESVIRQIDPLVPFRALRAGRGKGLRAEPVAALYEQGRVKHARHGSLGALEDQMCQMTVRGYEGRGSPDRVDALVWAIHELMIEPVSQWRRPQMRRL